The following nucleotide sequence is from Apium graveolens cultivar Ventura chromosome 4, ASM990537v1, whole genome shotgun sequence.
TTGAAAATGTTTTCTTAGCAGTTGATATTCTTTCACTTAGACAAAATTACAAGCCATTTTATATTTACACTTAGCctacctattttgtatatcttgttagtagtcaacatgacttaaaaatCACTAAAACTCTCAAATCCCTCAACTATCATAGTGTACAAAATGTGCTACCTACTTATTAATATAAGCTACTTCTTCAACAGATAGACATACtatggttatccgttgaagactTCTAAATGACACATAACAATTCTACTTAAGGTGTTATGGTGAATTATCATCAATActacaacatatttctaacaaaaCTCATAACATTTTCTGAAACAAATGGCCCCTAAATATAATCATAAAACggtaaataaaatataatatacattttataatatatagttatatataatatataaatgaTATCTTTAAATTCTCTAAGATTTAATCAGGTTGAATTTGGTGGGTCGAAAACatcatgtatttttatttcatgaataaTTCTCACCGGATGTGTAACTCATGACACATATTATTATAGTCATATTTTATTATCGTTGATTTTATCTTTTGTTAATTTATTTTGTTGCTTAAATGATGAAAACATCCCTGAAAATTAAGGGTCAAATAATGTTTGACAAAAACAAACCCGAATCAAAAGAAATTCaaaaattgaaaatcaaatcCGAACTGCTAGTTTTAGATTCGGTTCAGGTTTGAATCGAAAATCAAAAGTTATAAACTTATATAgaaaatatccaaaaaaatatCTAAAATTGAAATTCATCAAAGTGTTTTGTTCGAGAATTAAAGTATCCCCAAATTAACAAATATAATAAAATGCGCAAAATTAAATTTGCAATTATATTAATTACTTTAGTAATCAGGCTTACTTAATTGCTTTATTCTATTACCTTTTCCATTCTACATGTGTTTCATTTTAAGTAGTGTGTCTTTTTTATCAAGCGTCTAAACGACTCTTAATTCATTCGAAGtgttttatatttaaatatttaatttgatCATTTCTGAAttatataaatgtatatattaGTAGAACTTTACTCATTAATAATGAAAGTATATTAAGTTTATTATATTGGGTTCGGTCGAATTTCGGTTCAAATCGGGTTTCGAGTATACGGAATGAGTTTTGGTTCAGATAGGCTAAAAATCAAATCCGAACCAAATTCaatcaatttttgaaaatagAAACCGAATCAGTAACTAAACCATAAAAATTGGATTCGGTAAAAACTGTTCGAATTAATTTAGTCGGATATCCGTTGGCTCGGAAAGTTTTGTCATCCTAATTAAAAATCTGGACTTTAACCGAGTAAAACTAACAGTAGAAGGGGAGGGATGCATTTTGACAAGTTTTTTCAAATTAAAAGGAATGCAAACTGATTTTTCTGAGAACATGCGTATTAGAACTCATTTGTTTTAGTACACATGTTTGTAATTAGCTAAGTATTTTTAATATGTTTTTTTATTTTCCAACAAACCTTTGTATTTGCGGTTGCGAGTTTATTTTATATAATGAAAATCGTTTTCTTGTTTGACAAAAAAAATGTCATTTGTTATAGAGGTAGGGGTGATCTTTAAGGTAATGATATTAATTGAAGCCGAAAAAGAAGAAATTACTGTTAAATTATGATGACTAATTGGCAACTGGTGTTACAGTCAGTGTTAGTTATGCACTCTTCTGATGTGCAGAATTCACAGTCCAATTGTTTGAGAATTAAAAATGTGAATTTGCGATTCAAGTTACAAACATGCATGTCTAAGAAGTAGTTGACAGAACAACATGTTATGTCAAAATTAACAACTCAAGGGGGTCAAGTCAAGGGAGCAGTCAGGCCGGCATATCTACCGCTAATACCAGCAGCACTACACGTGATGAATCTCCTCTTCTCTTTGTGTCAAGTGGTATCTATCTATAATTTTCTGGGAAAAGAATATTCATTTAGCAAGTCTGTAAGAATCAAAAACTACGAGGACATGACTGACAATCACAAATACAAGAATACAGAGATGAACAAATTAGAGAGTTATACAAGTGAGTACTAATGCTAACAACAAATTTTCAATTGCTATATGCGAGTCatatatattacttgcgaattAAGGACCAAAATTGTAGATAAATGTCAGTACTTGTATTTGTTTCAGGCTCTCTATATATCTAGTAGTCAGTTGAATCATGGAGCTGTGTGAACCAAGTCCGATCTTGTTCAACAGCTAGCTAGGCATGCCTCATAAATCCAATAGGAAGTAGTAGGCCAATGCAACAGGCAGTGCTAATAGCAACCCATATATGACCCTGCACCAACCATCAATTTGTCAATGTCAACAAATTTCACAACTACAAGCGGGGTAATGCACACAATACATTACATGCTGTTTTATGCCTTTCATGTTCCATCACTTGCATTCTCTAATATATGATATATGCTATGAAAATGCAGGCACACATTGTACTGATCAAGCACACACACATTAAAGTTACCCGATGCTCAGTATGTCTGGATGCACATTGTACTCTTTGGCAAAAACAAATGGAACTATTCCTTGGGGAAGAGATGCCTGCAACATTAACGGCCACAATCCATCATTCAATTTTTATCCTAAACTAGGTTCTAAACtgtttcaatttttaaatgatttttcatATGCGACCGTTGATGTCATTTTATTGTGGAATGGCGGAAGCATTGATTTTTGAGATTTGAAAGTTAGAGATTACTACAAAATTAAGAATGTGTAACATTTTGCACCTGCACAATAGCCATTTTTAGCACAATTCCCCTTAATCCAATTGCGTAGGAGGAAGCTATCATTACAGCAGGTCCTGCTAAGAACTTTAATGACAAGGCCAACACTACCCTCCGTATCTCACTTAATTTGATACCAGCTCGAGATGCCATGAACAAGCCTAtacataaaattaattttattaatgaTCTAGCCAGCCAGAATACCGCATACATTACATACAAGGTCAAGGTAGATCATATATAATCTAATTACCAAGACTGAACATTGCCATTCCAAGTCCTCCATCTGACAATATTGTTATTGATTTATCAGCAATCTTTGGCAAATGTAATCCCCACCTATAACAGTATTAAGTTCTACCAACATTAAGCTTGCTAATCGTTCCACATAGCGTAAATGTGAATGAATAAAAGAGCTGAGCTACCACAACTTTCATATTTGTACCTGAACTTTATTAATGCCCAAATGAGGCCAGCTACACTTGCATGAGTGTTTGGATTGCTTATAAGCTTCTTCCCTACTGTTAAAAGCACAACCAGCAATACATTTTTGCCTGAACTTCTCTTTTTCCCTTCTGTCTCTTCATCTTCTTGTTCTTCCCGTGCTGCCTCCAGCTCTACTACAAACAGTCAAACATTAACAACATGGCATATGATTTTCTTGTGCGAAAATATATATTTCTAGTACACAAAATGTCATGGTACTAAGAAATATACTCAAGTGATGTAATTGTATTTGATTTTTATGGCTATATATGTAATTGTACCAGCAACTTCAGGAGATGGTGTGACATAGGCTTCTCTTGTGGCGCTGAGCTCGAACAGAAACAATAATATGTTATACCATATAAAGCTCTGCAGCACAACAATCTGGACAAGAAGGCCTGCTGCTTCATCGCCATACATAGCTCTTATTAATGGAATTCCAAGAATCAATGTATTAGGCAATGTTGACAAAGAAATGCCTGTTATGATCCACTTGAGGTTTCCACTTGAGCTCCATCTTGTTATCACTGCCAACACAAGAAATGCAAGTATCTTTTGAAGAGCATCAGCACCTACTAACCTTATGTTCATCTTATATGGATTGCTTGTAGAGATCAACTGAAAAGACAGTAGCGGAATTGAGAATTTGGCAACAAATTTGTTAATGCCTGAGCATTGATCGGGTGTAAACAGTTTCCACCATTTCACAGAAATGTAGGCTAAGATCATCGCCACGTATAATGGTACAGTGGCTGCAATCACCTGATAGACTTGGTAAAGAGAAATCATGGCATTCAGATAGCAGTTATTTTTAAGATTGGCAGATGAGTATATAATATCCCTCTCCTTTATAAAGTTTTTAAAATCTTGATCGTAGGACTGGTCTTTCAGCTCTATATGTTTATATATACCAAAAGGAAAGGTGGAGGTTTCTTACTTTAATGTAATTTTGCTTTCTTAACTTCATCAATACAATATTTGTTTCATGATGCAAAAGTAATCTTTCTTTataaaattttatgaaaaacCACATGTAACTAATCTGCTTTCAGTTTCTCAACTTTTTTTCCCCATGTTGCTGGTTTTATTAATGCTGAAAATATGAAAAATGACAAGAGTCCTTATAGCTTGTTTTCATGAAAAGACAATAATCTAGTCATCATGAGACAAAAAAAGTATGTGGCTTCAACATATATCTATGATTGGGTGTTTATGGACCTAATAAAACATAACCCAATATCTGTTGATAGATAATAAATTATTACTCCAATGAGTTTTATCTATAAAAAGATGTAGAATATGTTAATTTGATCATATGCATACAAATTCAAATTCTGGAAAGAGGAATAAAGAAGTGAATTGTGGGGGAAGTAACCAGAGTAATGAGGAGGGTTGAAGGAAGAAGTTGTGTAGAAATGGTCAAAAGTATTGGAATAAGTGTTGTGGAGAAATTGCTTTTGAGAATGGAAATTTGCCAGAATTGTCCTACTTACTTCCTCTTCTTTCAAGTTTTCTTAATATAGCTCAGCAAATCAACACCTGCATATTACTTTCAGATGATTAGCTCACTTTCTTAACCATCGTGTCACCATTTGATTAAGCCACTATGTTGTTAGAGAAGTGGTTTCACAACTGTTTCTGAATCTTGTTTTTGAAGTGATCACAGAAATTTAAATACTCACGCACTCTTAGTTTTAAATGATCTTTGAACCATCGATATTTTACTACCATGAGTATTTTTCCCGATTTTAGGAACCTCGATGTTTTTATTGACACATGAAGAGGGGTATCTGCTTGACTAAAACCAGGAGATCAAATGCAGATTGTTGTATACACAACATAGTACACTGACTTACATAAACTGTCAAAAGCAATATTCCGAGAATCCTAATAAGATTGATCGTCTGTTCAAGCACCAAAATGTCATCTCCCAACTTTATTAACTTTTTTGCTTAAGCTACTAAAACAGTTTAGAGGTCGGTTTAAGTATTCCAACAGAAAAGTTGAGCATTTGCAAGTGAAGTAAACCCGTAAACCCGTATCTTAGCTTAACATCTTTTAAGAGTAGTAATCAAAACAACACACAGGACATGCAATAAAAAGTAGAAAAGCACCTGAACACTTACAGAGTACTATTTGAATTGCGAAGAAGGAAGGAATTAGATTATGTTTTGCATTTGTTTCGACATCTTTAGCATATATTTCAAATCTAACTCTGCATCAACTATATTCTTCGCTAAAGGGAACCTTATAACTAACCAACGAACTAAGAACCATctctttttctccttcttcacagAACGTTATCTTATCTGAACATACGTAATTATACTCATATTTATACACTAACATAGTAGAAAACAGGAAAGCTCGACTGATATGTAGAATTCATGATCGAACATTACTTCAAAGTCGTTTCCAGGCGCATCTCCTGAATGTGTATCGTATTTAAATTTGACTTGGTAGAATGAAGTCCCGAGACCATGTTACAGGCACTATGTAAAATCTGATTCCAAAGTCCTGAGAACCAAAAACTAAAAATAGCAATTTACGGTTATATTTCACTGGCGGTTGATATTGTTTTCATCATCTCCACTCGTAATAATACAAGTCAGCGGACTTGTAGGAAGAACAGGATTATAAATTTACAAGTGGTTTTTGTTTTAGGCTTTTGATTTCTTATCTTCTTGCCATGAACAAAATTAAAACTATAGTATGTATATATTGATTGTCAAGAACGTAGGTGGCAAGAAGTAGGGCTTCATCATACCTCTTAGTTTCTTATGAATGTTTcattgttttattttataaaattttatagaAATGGGGATAACCGAGCGGTCGATTTTCATAATTTTAGTAATTAGCACTGCTGCATTCTATACACTTCAGGCAGAGGGCGACAATGTGGACGGGAAGAACAAAGCCAATGAAACCAAGAATGCTGTCAAGGCTCAGGCACCGAGCCTCGCGCCTGCTCCAGATGGACCTGCCCCTAGTCCACAAGATTCTGCAAATACTCCTAACCCTTATCCATCCGACGAATCTGAGTACGCCATGATGTCTGAGTTATTTAGTCCAGAGGAAGTTCCAGGAGAAAATGAAGCTGATAGCGCCGTCGAGGCTGCGGCACCTGGTCAAGAGGAAAGTTCAGAAGAAAATGAACCTGATCCAGCAGACCCTCCTCCATCTATTCAGTACGTACACTCACACTATCTATTTGAACAATCACTTGAAAAACACTCTGAAATAAGTAAGAGTAACATAGACCATATCTATTTGCATCTTGGGATGAAATGATACAGGACACAAAACAGTACAAGAAGAGTACTAGCCAGGAATCACCGGGGGCCATGCATAGCCTACAATCCCATCGACAGGTGTTGGAGATGCGACCCCAACTGGGCAAGAGATCGGAAAAGATTAGCTGGCTGTGCACTGGGCTTTGGTCGCCGCACTACTGGTGGAAGAGATGGACCAATCTACAAAGTCACCGACCCCTCAGACGACAACGTTATGGAACCTAGGCCCGGGACCTTACGCCATGCTGTGATTCAGACCACGCCATTGTGGATTATATTCACCAAGAGCATGACAATTACGCTAAAACAAGAGTTGTTAATGCAATGTGACAAAACAATTGATGGCCGCGGAAAGAATATTAAAATTAGCGGGGGTGCTGGTATTAGCATTCAGTTTGTTAGAAACATTATAATACATAACATTCATATTACCGATATTATCGTCACTCCTGGTGGAACAATCAGGGATTCCGTGGATCATATCGGTATAAGAGCACAACCAGATGGTGATGCAATTTCAATTTTCGGTTCATCCGATATATGGATTGATCATGTTTCTGCATCTAATGCTAAAGACGGCCTTATTGATGTTGTCGCGGCTTCTACTGGTATAACCATTTCTAACTGCCATTTCGTCCGTCATGATAAGGTACCCTTATAACACCAGCTTCTTAGGCTTTAACAGCATGATACCAAAATGATTCTCAAACAAATAAACGTAATGTTATGCAGGTGATGTTATTTGGTGCGGAAGACAACAACGAAAGGGACAAAAACATGCAAGTAACAGTGGCATATACACATTTTGGAAAGCATTTGATACAAAGAATGCCGAGAGTGAGATGGGGATTTTTTCATTTGGTAAACAACGATTACACACATTGGCTAATGTACGCGATTGGAGGTAGCTGCGGTGCATCTATCATTAGCCAGGGGAACAGGTTCATAGCTCCACCTGATCCCGTAGCCAAAGAAGTAACTCACAGAACTAATGGACTTGAACCAGGTTGGGAGACATGGAACTGGAGATCAGAAGGTGATTTGATGATGAATGGAGCTTTCTTCGTGGAGTCTGGAAGTCCAAACTGGAGAATGGGAATTGATCCACTGGATTTGATTATTCCCGCACCAGCAGCTGAAGTTACTACGCTTACTCTGTTCACAGGCCCGCTTGGTTGCAGAAAGAAGAGACCTTGCTAGTACTggttctttttttttttttttttatctttttaaattgtaACAATCTGACCCTCTCGATAGGAGATTCATATTCAAAAGTAGAAGCAAAGCTTTGTATTTCAGATTTTTGATTCATATATATAGTTTAATACTGTAATGAAGGTTATAAATTAAAGCCAGCCACTTGAGAACTATAAATCTTAGCCAGGATATCCAACGACTCAATGACAAAATGGACATATGCTAGTAATGAAGCAAAACGTTGAAAAACAAACACGAAAACAAAACGCTACTTCGAGTTCTATATAATTTACCTTTGAATGAAATAATACTACACTAGTTCATAAATTTCGATAATCAAAGTATCCATGCCACAATATTATTAGTTTCAGTTACTCTTATTTAATCTGTTACTGCTGATGGCCAATGTACAAAGACGCATGCTGATAAAGCCAGCCATACAAGTACACAAGGGAAAAAGATTTAGGTCTTCCTTGATTTTCCTTACCCGGGTACCCAGAATACCCAATACATTATAATTCCATAATCTATTTTGACTGCATAAAATAATAATACCAGTGTTCAGATTTGATAACAGAGATTGCAACTTCAAAATGGCATTTAAAAAAACCCTACATTAAAACCTAATCGCTGTCGGAATCATTTCCTGAATCTGCTTTTGTTGCCTGGGGGTTATTGTATCCCTTCATTTCATCAGTATACCGTTTCTTGTCTCGCCTAGCATCTGTTTCATATATTTCTTTCTCCTCACCTACATGTCAACATTCTGATCAGATATAGATCAagataaaaatgaaaataagtttGTACAGGTGCAGAAAAAACACAAACCTGACATCTTGTTCCATCTTTCTCCAAGAACCCTGCCAACATCTGTGAAGCTAATTCCAGGATTTGTCTTCTTCACATTCTGTGGCCAAGCATATCAAAATGAGCAACTATTAGCTGCTGCCATGTTAAAAATAGCCAGAAAAAAAGTGTAGGCTGAGGGCAGATAAAGCTAAAGAAAAAACATGGTCACCATGCAATAACCAAAGTCATCGGTCAACAGGTCATAAACAAGCAAGTCCAGTAGAACTTTACAGGTCATTAGTATTGCAAAACATATAAACTAAGATAATAAATCCCACATCAACCAGTGATGGGAAAAATCCCAAACATAGATGTGAGGGGAACATTCTAAGAGTCTCATCCAATTAAAAGTATCTTCAGTGGGGAAAATGCCCGAGGCCAGATTCACTGCACAAGCCCTGATTTAATAACTCAGCATCTTGGCTTAAAAATTTAATTATGATGTGCAATTTTAACACAGACATTATATTATTTATTGTTCAGTTGTAATTAGGCCTTGATATATGTGACAAGTTCACAAAAAAGGTGAAAGACAGAGACTGATTATATATTTAAAACCATAGATACCAACCTCCCTTTCATTCTTGGAGAAGAACATGAAAGCACTCAGTGGCTTCTTTGGTGCATTTGGGTCTTtcttcttctttggtttcttctTCTTTACACTATCTTCCTCACCATCTTTCATTCTCTTCCTACTTGTCGCTGCCTTCGAAGATGCTAAAGGCTCCTTCTTGGTTTCCTTTTTAGCAGGTTTCTGAATTAAGCAGTCATGCATGTGAACGACTGAATATTGGCAGCAGATTTCTATGATAGCGAAGGGTGAAGAATGATTTACCTCCTTTTCACCTCCACTGATACTAGCATCAGAATCATCTCCTCCAGAATCATCTGTAGGTGAACCAGAATCATCTTTCTCAGCCACAAAATCCTCATCCTGCATATATCAACCAATTTAAACATTTGTACAAGCTAAACATAAACtaaaaacaaaaatattttaaaaaactCATAATATCTCAACACACCGATGTCAAGTAATACTGTAAGATATTAACAATATACTAACATAAACAGTACATGTTTATCTAAAAACAccattcaaaataaaaatatgaattaatGTGATAATTGCAAAtgataaatttctaaaatcttgCAAAGTGCTTATCAGAGATCTAACCATGTGCCTATCACCGCCAATTTATGCAACATTTTCATATATCTATCAAAAAAAATACTCTGAAGTTACCTCCTCGTCGCTCTCATCTCCACCAGCCTCATTCTTGATCCTCTCAAGATGTGGATCAACAGCATCGTCATCGTCATTCTGCAAAACAGCAGCAACACCATCTGCAGCTTGGGGACCACCAAGGTTCATGATTTTCAAACCCTTTGAACTGCATTGAAATACAATAGAAAAATAAATGAAATCACTGCTATTTTATATAATGAAATTGATCAATCAAAAATAGTTGACTACAAAGAATACAGTAAATTACGTAAAAACCCTGAATTGTGAAAAGAAAGGGAGATGGAAAAAGTTCTAATAAATGAATCAGCTATAGACACGTGCCAGGACTCTATATCAACAGCATTACAGACCAACAAACATATTACAAGCAGCAAAACCACATGATCAAGGAAACACATTATTAGTTGTGTTTGTAAAGGGAAAACAACAGTTACATGACACATAATTAGTGCTGGGTCAACTGCACCCATAGAAGAATCAAAGGTTGCATCTTCGGAGCTTTGGTCATCTGACTCTAAAGCACTAAACCTCGTATTTCCATCTTTAAGATACTAAAAATTTATTCTGGGCATGTAGAAATGCGAGAACATGAATTCATCACTAGTTAAAAGTGATGTATCTATCTGACTAAGTAAACATTAAGAAACTATACTGACCTTATGAAGTCAAATAGGTTGTGATATTCATTTCTCTGGATGTTCCGGAAAAGATGTTCTTGTTCCGTCTTCAGCCTGATAAGAAGATCAAAGTAATGCATGTTTGACCCTCCAGCAGCATGCCTCTCGAACTCCACATAATCAATCTGAAATCAAAAAATTATATAGTTCTCTAACATGTCAATACCATCAGATTGGGTTTTGACCCCAAAGCAGGTCAGCTGCTAAAATCGACCAAGACCAATTCCACTTATCATCATAACCTGTCGCATTGAAATGCAAGAAGTACTATACCTCATCATGAAGAATGAGTGTTGGAGGCTTTGGCAGGAAGAAGAAACTCTTCTCGAGCGGATAGAGGACACCGTCTTCCGCTTTCAACGATGACTTTACCGCATAACCATCCTGACAACTTCGGAACTTTCCTGGTCTCGTGACTTTGGCACCAGATAATCCCCGTAATATCATTGTGAAAACTTCATGTATCAGTCCCTGATGAATAAAAGCACTTACTATATAAAGTGCAGGAACTGATGCCAATAGAAATATTAAACTGTAAGTTTGAAACTGTCATCTACTGACGAGAGAACTGAAACCTAGATTTGGCACCATTTCTAAAACTATGTAACAAGTGCACAAAAAAGTATAAGCGCTTATTTTTGACAAAACATAGAACGAAACACCGTTCTGGTCTATCTTCCTATTCCAAATTATCTATAACTAAAAATTTACATGGTAATAATTTTCATTACCTTATATGTTGGTTCTAATTTGTCTTTGTACTTCTGATTGTAGACATCATCACTTAGTGACAATGTGCTTTCCACAACATAATCTGTTTCAAACTGTGCAAATAAACAAAGTTACGACATTAGCATACAACTAAAGAAAGGAATATAGCAACTCTTTAAAATTGGTAACAATACCTGTAACACAATATGTGGGTACAATGTTTGGCCTTTACGGATTGGTGGATCAAGAGAAACAACAACAAAAGTATGTGGCTGATTAGACTgccaaaacaaaagaaaaaaagaatATTAAGACAAAACAGACCTTAAATTTTTTAAAATGTATAAAAGTACAATCAGTATGCCAATATGCACTCGGGAGACATCAATATCTTTCGCAAGAAAGCAATGACTAAGGACCTTGGGCAGTAAAAAGAGGCGAACAACACTACTGTATTGGATTTTAAAATCATTGGCTTGCCCTTGGAGTCTTAAAAATGATACATGAAGTTCAACATTATATCGGCCCCTGCAAAAAAGAACACCTTTATTAGATCTTTACTACAACATAAATAGAAAGCAGATGAAAATAGTCAAACTAGATCCATTGCAGATCATAGATAAATTAGAAAAACTACCTAGGAGTAAGAATTGCAATCCCCTCAAAAGTGACAACAGCTTCTTCACCTCCTGGCGTGACATCAGCCATAGAAACAATCTTATTGCGGAAAACCTATACATAAAGAACCCATGAAATGAATATGAGATCAAATCATAAAATATTACTATATAGTTATGCTATCTATAGGTCTATAAATAACATACCTGAGCTGGAGGACAGTTTTCATCACCAACAAACTGAGTATTAGAATTAGGTATGTGGAAACTTATCTCCATCAGTGAATCTTTCTGTAATCATGATCATAATAACATCAGAAGTGTCTTAATAACGAAAAAAAACACAAAAGCATGCAAGGCCAGACACATGCATAAAAAACTAAACATAGCAAGTCGGGTTAAGGCTGACTAGTTGACTAACTCTGCCACAACTTACAAGGATTTGATTGACATGTTATTTTATATAAAGTTAATTAAAATCCACATAATATAGAAAATTGAACAGTGACAAACAAACCCATATAATACACTCACGATGCCAAATAATTCAATCTACCAAACATACTTTAAACTTCCGACCCTATAACACTGTATTTTTTAAAATCGTATCAATATTTACAAACCACTGACCAAATGATGTATCTCTCGTATAGGTCATCTGAGCATAAAAACACTGTACTTCAATCTAATACATTAAAATCCACAACTTAttcaaaaaaattgaaattaaacaAACCTCGTTGGCACCAGTAGTATCATCGACATGAAATTCCAACATGACATCATTTTTTCCTTGAAGTTGTGTCTGAGATACATCAGCTAAGGATACCTCGAATG
It contains:
- the LOC141716795 gene encoding putative auxin efflux carrier component 8 isoform X1 translates to MISLYQVYQVIAATVPLYVAMILAYISVKWWKLFTPDQCSGINKFVAKFSIPLLSFQLISTSNPYKMNIRLVGADALQKILAFLVLAVITRWSSSGNLKWIITGISLSTLPNTLILGIPLIRAMYGDEAAGLLVQIVVLQSFIWYNILLFLFELSATREAYVTPSPEVAVELEAAREEQEDEETEGKKRSSGKNVLLVVLLTVGKKLISNPNTHASVAGLIWALIKFRWGLHLPKIADKSITILSDGGLGMAMFSLGLFMASRAGIKLSEIRRVVLALSLKFLAGPAVMIASSYAIGLRGIVLKMAIVQASLPQGIVPFVFAKEYNVHPDILSIGVIYGLLLALPVALAYYFLLDL
- the LOC141716795 gene encoding putative auxin efflux carrier component 8 isoform X2; the encoded protein is MISLYQVYQVIAATVPLYVAMILAYISVKWWKLFTPDQCSGINKFVAKFSIPLLSFQLISTSNPYKMNIRLVGADALQKILAFLVLAVITRWSSSGNLKWIITGISLSTLPNTLILGIPLIRAMYGDEAAGLLVQIVVLQSFIWYNILLFLFELSATREAYVTPSPEVAELEAAREEQEDEETEGKKRSSGKNVLLVVLLTVGKKLISNPNTHASVAGLIWALIKFRWGLHLPKIADKSITILSDGGLGMAMFSLGLFMASRAGIKLSEIRRVVLALSLKFLAGPAVMIASSYAIGLRGIVLKMAIVQASLPQGIVPFVFAKEYNVHPDILSIGVIYGLLLALPVALAYYFLLDL
- the LOC141716795 gene encoding putative auxin efflux carrier component 8 isoform X3; translation: MISLYQVYQVIAATVPLYVAMILAYISVKWWKLFTPDQCSGINKFVAKFSIPLLSFQLISTSNPYKMNIRLVGADALQKILAFLVLAVITRWSSSGNLKWIITGISLSTLPNTLILGIPLIRAMYGDEAAGLLVQIVVLQSFIWYNILLFLFELSATREAYVTPSPEVAVELEAAREEQEDEETEGKKRSSGKNVLLVVLLTVGKKLISNPNTHASVAGLIWALIKFRWGLHLPKIADKSITILSDGGLGMAMFSLGLFMASRAGIKLSEIRRVVLALSLKFLAGPAVMIASSYAIGLRGIVLKMAIVQASLPQGIVPFVFAKEYNVHPDILSIG
- the LOC141718123 gene encoding pectate lyase-like, with product MGITERSIFIILVISTAAFYTLQAEGDNVDGKNKANETKNAVKAQAPSLAPAPDGPAPSPQDSANTPNPYPSDESEYAMMSELFSPEEVPGENEADSAVEAAAPGQEESSEENEPDPADPPPSIQTQNSTRRVLARNHRGPCIAYNPIDRCWRCDPNWARDRKRLAGCALGFGRRTTGGRDGPIYKVTDPSDDNVMEPRPGTLRHAVIQTTPLWIIFTKSMTITLKQELLMQCDKTIDGRGKNIKISGGAGISIQFVRNIIIHNIHITDIIVTPGGTIRDSVDHIGIRAQPDGDAISIFGSSDIWIDHVSASNAKDGLIDVVAASTGITISNCHFVRHDKVMLFGAEDNNERDKNMQVTVAYTHFGKHLIQRMPRVRWGFFHLVNNDYTHWLMYAIGGSCGASIISQGNRFIAPPDPVAKEVTHRTNGLEPGWETWNWRSEGDLMMNGAFFVESGSPNWRMGIDPLDLIIPAPAAEVTTLTLFTGPLGCRKKRPC
- the LOC141718122 gene encoding FACT complex subunit SSRP1; the encoded protein is MADGHLFNNISLGGRGGTNPGQLRVHSGGIVWKKQGGGKAVEVDKADISGLTWMKVPRTNQLGVISKEGLKYKFTGFRDQDVSSLTTFFQTACGITPEEKQLSVSGKNWGEVDLNGNMLSFLVGSKQAFEVSLADVSQTQLQGKNDVMLEFHVDDTTGANEKDSLMEISFHIPNSNTQFVGDENCPPAQVFRNKIVSMADVTPGGEEAVVTFEGIAILTPRGRYNVELHVSFLRLQGQANDFKIQYSSVVRLFLLPKSNQPHTFVVVSLDPPIRKGQTLYPHIVLQFETDYVVESTLSLSDDVYNQKYKDKLEPTYKGLIHEVFTMILRGLSGAKVTRPGKFRSCQDGYAVKSSLKAEDGVLYPLEKSFFFLPKPPTLILHDEIDYVEFERHAAGGSNMHYFDLLIRLKTEQEHLFRNIQRNEYHNLFDFISSKGLKIMNLGGPQAADGVAAVLQNDDDDAVDPHLERIKNEAGGDESDEEDEDFVAEKDDSGSPTDDSGGDDSDASISGGEKEKPAKKETKKEPLASSKAATSRKRMKDGEEDSVKKKKPKKKKDPNAPKKPLSAFMFFSKNERENVKKTNPGISFTDVGRVLGERWNKMSGEEKEIYETDARRDKKRYTDEMKGYNNPQATKADSGNDSDSD